From one Pseudomonas sp. B21-048 genomic stretch:
- a CDS encoding nucleoside triphosphate pyrophosphatase, whose amino-acid sequence MLPLLLASSSTYRRELLARLQLPFTCSSPDIDESHRPDESAVELVKRLAEEKARALAGSHPAHLIIGSDQVAILGERIIGKPHTFEKAREQLLASSGASVTFLTGLALLNSQTGHCQVDCVPFTVHMRTLDAARIERYLRTEQPYDCAGSFKAEGLGVSLFQSTEGPDATSLIGLPLIRLIDMLLAEGVQIP is encoded by the coding sequence ATGCTGCCTTTATTACTCGCTTCAAGCTCGACCTATCGCCGGGAATTGCTGGCCCGCTTGCAGCTGCCGTTCACGTGCAGCTCGCCGGATATCGACGAAAGTCATCGCCCCGACGAGTCAGCCGTCGAGCTGGTAAAGCGCCTCGCCGAAGAAAAAGCCCGCGCACTTGCTGGCAGTCATCCAGCCCACCTGATCATCGGATCGGATCAGGTCGCCATACTTGGCGAGCGGATTATCGGCAAACCCCACACCTTCGAAAAGGCCCGCGAACAACTGCTGGCATCCAGCGGTGCAAGCGTGACCTTCCTGACCGGCCTGGCACTGCTCAATAGCCAAACCGGCCATTGCCAGGTCGATTGCGTGCCCTTTACCGTACACATGCGCACACTCGACGCAGCGCGCATCGAACGCTATCTGCGCACTGAACAGCCCTATGACTGCGCTGGCAGCTTCAAGGCCGAAGGTTTGGGGGTGAGCCTGTTTCAAAGCACCGAAGGCCCTGACGCCACCAGCCTGATCGGCCTGCCGTTGATTCGCCTGATCGACATGCTGCTGGCCGAAGGCGTGCAAATTCCCTGA
- a CDS encoding ISL3 family transposase: MRDINTFLPFWEGFSVVTIKPDGDTLQIDLTPHATRFPSCGGCQKPCSTTHEYCERTVRDLPILGRAVRLSVLLRRVGCRDCGKRMEAVSWLDRYARMTRRLSEAVIQACERLPTLHVAQMFGLHWDTVRLLERRALQAALSVLPKAQPRRLVMDEFALFKGHRYASVVLDADTRRVLWIGEGRSRAAVRPFFEELGPQGCARIEAVAMDMNTAFDLEVRQQCPNARVIYDLFHVVAKYGREVIDRVRVDEANRLRHDKPARKVIKQARWLLLRNPQNLKTPEQQVRLEDLLAANQALMTVYLMKAELKTLWTPSTAWGWRSAWKQWLRHAQESEIPALIQFAKRLKGYWRGIVSRVRWPMHTGQLEGINNRIKVIKRMAYGYRDSEFFFMKIKSVFPGNP, from the coding sequence ATGCGCGATATTAATACTTTCCTTCCTTTTTGGGAGGGCTTTTCTGTTGTCACCATCAAGCCTGATGGCGATACGCTACAAATCGATCTAACCCCTCATGCCACCCGGTTCCCATCTTGTGGCGGGTGCCAAAAGCCCTGTTCAACCACTCATGAGTATTGCGAGCGAACCGTTCGTGATTTGCCCATCCTCGGCCGTGCGGTGCGTCTCAGCGTGTTGCTCAGACGTGTTGGCTGCCGTGATTGCGGCAAACGCATGGAAGCCGTCAGTTGGCTGGATCGCTATGCCCGCATGACGCGCCGCCTGTCTGAGGCCGTCATTCAAGCCTGCGAGCGTCTGCCCACGCTGCACGTGGCTCAGATGTTTGGGCTGCATTGGGACACCGTGCGGTTGCTGGAGCGTCGGGCCTTGCAAGCGGCGCTGAGTGTTTTGCCGAAGGCGCAGCCACGGCGCCTGGTGATGGACGAATTCGCCCTGTTCAAAGGTCATCGCTACGCCAGCGTTGTGCTGGATGCGGATACACGACGAGTGCTGTGGATCGGCGAAGGCCGCAGCCGAGCGGCGGTCAGGCCATTTTTCGAAGAGCTCGGACCGCAGGGTTGCGCTCGCATAGAAGCGGTGGCGATGGACATGAACACCGCGTTTGACCTGGAGGTTCGCCAGCAATGTCCGAACGCGCGAGTGATCTACGACCTCTTTCATGTGGTGGCCAAATATGGCCGAGAGGTCATTGATCGAGTCCGCGTCGACGAAGCTAATCGGCTACGTCACGACAAGCCTGCGCGCAAGGTCATCAAGCAAGCGCGATGGCTGCTTCTGCGTAATCCGCAGAACCTGAAAACGCCGGAGCAACAGGTCCGTTTGGAGGATCTGCTGGCGGCCAACCAAGCGTTGATGACGGTCTACTTGATGAAGGCTGAACTCAAAACGCTTTGGACGCCGAGCACCGCTTGGGGCTGGCGATCAGCCTGGAAGCAATGGCTGCGCCATGCTCAAGAAAGTGAAATACCGGCTCTGATCCAGTTTGCAAAGCGACTAAAGGGTTACTGGCGGGGCATCGTCAGCCGGGTTCGCTGGCCGATGCACACGGGTCAGCTGGAAGGCATAAACAATCGAATAAAGGTCATTAAGCGGATGGCGTACGGTTACCGGGACAGCGAATTCTTTTTCATGAAGATCAAGAGCGTCTTTCCCGGTAATCCGTGA
- a CDS encoding YceD family protein: MLNDPIPPHVDPRKLADRGTTLQGELLLADLERLCDPLSDTVGTVQAKFVFERDERKSVVIHSFIDTEVKMVCQRCLELVTLPIHSECSYAVVKEGANTQSLPKGYDVLELGEDPLDLQSLIEEELLLALPIVPAHHPEECQQPAGLDEPEPSEDEVTRSNPFSVLAQLKRDPNV, translated from the coding sequence ATGTTGAATGACCCGATTCCACCTCACGTTGACCCGCGCAAATTGGCTGACCGTGGCACCACCCTTCAAGGTGAACTGCTGCTGGCCGATTTGGAGAGACTCTGCGACCCGCTTTCCGATACTGTCGGTACGGTGCAGGCTAAATTCGTTTTTGAACGAGATGAACGTAAATCTGTGGTAATTCACAGCTTTATCGACACCGAAGTCAAAATGGTTTGCCAGCGTTGTCTTGAGCTGGTCACCCTGCCGATCCATAGCGAATGCAGTTATGCTGTGGTGAAGGAGGGTGCGAATACCCAGTCGTTGCCGAAAGGTTATGACGTGCTGGAACTGGGCGAAGATCCTTTGGATCTGCAGTCACTGATCGAGGAGGAGCTTCTGCTCGCCTTGCCCATTGTGCCTGCTCATCATCCGGAAGAATGCCAGCAGCCGGCGGGTCTCGATGAGCCCGAACCGAGCGAGGACGAGGTAACGCGGTCCAACCCGTTCAGTGTATTGGCGCAGTTAAAGCGTGACCCAAACGTTTAG
- a CDS encoding HAD-IA family hydrolase has product MHPTDYKLLIFDWDGTLADSIGRIVEAMHVASERSGFQLRDDFAVKGIIGLGLPEAIRALYPEIRDAELVAFRQHYADHYIAAEAVPSPLFEGVVESLEAFRVEGYHLAVATGKARRGLDRVLKSHGWENYFDVTRAADETASKPHPLMLEQILAHCEVRPEQALMVGDSSFDLQMARNAGMGSVAVSYGAQSIDALKLFEPRLAIDRFSELHAWLSQRA; this is encoded by the coding sequence GTGCACCCTACTGATTACAAGCTGCTGATTTTCGATTGGGACGGCACGCTCGCTGACTCCATTGGTCGGATTGTCGAGGCGATGCATGTCGCATCCGAGCGGTCCGGTTTTCAGTTGCGTGATGATTTTGCCGTCAAAGGCATTATTGGTCTGGGCTTGCCGGAGGCGATTCGCGCGCTGTATCCCGAGATTCGCGACGCCGAGCTGGTGGCATTCCGTCAGCATTATGCGGATCACTACATTGCGGCGGAGGCCGTGCCTTCCCCGCTGTTTGAGGGGGTTGTCGAGTCTCTCGAGGCCTTTCGTGTCGAGGGTTATCATCTGGCAGTAGCGACCGGCAAGGCTCGTCGAGGGCTGGATCGGGTGCTGAAGTCTCACGGTTGGGAAAATTATTTTGATGTCACCCGCGCGGCGGATGAAACGGCCAGCAAACCTCATCCGCTGATGCTCGAGCAGATTCTCGCCCATTGCGAGGTTCGCCCGGAGCAGGCGTTGATGGTCGGCGATTCGTCCTTCGATCTGCAGATGGCACGCAACGCCGGCATGGGTTCGGTGGCGGTCAGCTATGGCGCTCAATCGATTGACGCGTTGAAATTGTTCGAGCCGCGACTGGCCATTGATCGTTTTTCAGAATTGCACGCCTGGCTGAGTCAGCGGGCTTAA
- a CDS encoding S49 family peptidase, whose product MTDEWKSPAKASAESGDEKSWKLLEKTLLAGVQEQRRSRRWGIFFKLLTFVYLFGMLILFTPLMDMEKGATRGSGYTALIDVTGMIADKEPASADNIVGSLRAAFEDKKVKGVILRINSPGGSPVQSGYVYDEIRRLRGLNPDTKVYAVISDLGASGAYYIASAADQIYADKASLVGSIGVTAAGYGFVGTMEKLGVERRTYTSGEHKSFLDPFQPQKLAETQFWQGVLDTTHQQFISSVKKGRGDRLKDKEHPELFSGLIWSGEQALSLGLIDGLGNASSVARDVIGEKELVDFTIEESPFDRFSKKLGASVAEHLAMWMGFQGPSMR is encoded by the coding sequence ATGACCGACGAATGGAAGTCGCCCGCCAAGGCGAGCGCGGAGAGTGGTGACGAGAAGAGTTGGAAGCTGCTGGAAAAGACCCTGCTGGCTGGTGTGCAGGAACAGCGTCGGTCTCGTCGCTGGGGGATTTTCTTCAAGCTGCTGACCTTTGTGTATCTGTTTGGTATGTTGATTCTGTTCACGCCGCTGATGGACATGGAGAAAGGCGCCACCCGTGGTTCCGGTTACACGGCGCTGATCGACGTGACCGGCATGATCGCCGACAAGGAGCCGGCCAGTGCCGACAACATTGTCGGCAGTCTGCGTGCAGCCTTCGAGGACAAGAAGGTCAAGGGTGTGATTCTGCGAATCAATAGCCCTGGCGGCAGTCCGGTGCAGTCGGGTTATGTCTATGATGAAATCCGTCGTTTGCGCGGCCTGAATCCAGATACCAAGGTTTATGCGGTGATCTCGGATCTGGGCGCTTCCGGTGCCTATTACATCGCCAGTGCAGCGGATCAGATCTACGCCGACAAGGCGAGCCTGGTGGGTTCCATTGGTGTGACAGCGGCCGGTTACGGTTTTGTCGGGACGATGGAGAAGTTGGGTGTCGAGCGTCGTACCTACACCTCCGGCGAGCACAAATCGTTCCTCGATCCGTTCCAGCCCCAGAAGCTCGCGGAAACCCAGTTCTGGCAGGGCGTGCTCGATACCACTCATCAGCAGTTCATCAGCAGCGTCAAGAAGGGTCGGGGTGATCGGCTGAAGGATAAAGAGCATCCGGAGCTGTTCTCCGGGCTGATCTGGTCGGGTGAGCAGGCGCTGTCGTTGGGCTTGATCGATGGTCTGGGCAATGCCAGTTCGGTTGCGCGTGATGTGATCGGCGAGAAAGAGCTGGTGGATTTCACTATTGAGGAATCGCCATTCGATCGCTTCTCGAAAAAGCTCGGCGCCAGCGTGGCTGAACATTTGGCGATGTGGATGGGCTTTCAGGGGCCGTCGATGCGCTGA
- a CDS encoding S-type pyocin domain-containing protein: MQNSIASPPPLTSSNAPPNPPMEYPRFLSNFDSALNWDGALPTVTVAHRIETIDKEPDAYSKLVAIAHSAQDQIRGVFSNGTAGVRNEIEGRISSATDAHPFNKLEGALKKKIIIVELLQRVRLNRSWYEADAFFGIDALSLDSMESAELFAAYVDSAEHDAERLGLYESFLRSLTAAYVKRILVEAVSILDDASPAIDAAIHSALARGETAYSFNLTLSQSAQVVTVAGAATLQNADGWTFEAAIRKSVLLLTGLGDVVLSRATAIGIGALLYSPSLGNGERYPQTALKLSGSAVLPDAPSNLNEIAAVEGTIDLPYRIYGDLGQYTLVATPAGGGISSAVPVRALEFDQKTNSYSFTSTDTPPITLSFPIIHWDNSSTTSPARPVEVPRYSGVELLPLLVQPETLPAFELPDFRDCIYCFPINSGLPPIYVVFNSPYEGATTRGKYSGRLFNPAQAGGPILDLDWTNTSVTKAGIDLVKLHTGRFEPSDANAIMVDRLERIFEGKLVVTAIDKRFYTHELRELERFRTLGVIDGVRPNDEGATWNNTHAATLEDYKLKDASELLYTPDALEADEKQRERMYKQLGGVK; this comes from the coding sequence ATGCAAAATTCTATCGCTTCTCCTCCGCCTTTGACATCATCGAACGCCCCGCCCAACCCACCCATGGAATATCCAAGGTTTCTGTCAAATTTTGACAGTGCTCTAAATTGGGATGGAGCGCTTCCGACGGTTACTGTGGCTCACCGTATTGAAACTATCGATAAAGAGCCCGACGCATATTCAAAGTTAGTAGCTATAGCACATTCGGCGCAAGATCAGATAAGAGGTGTTTTTTCGAATGGTACGGCGGGCGTTCGAAATGAAATAGAGGGGCGTATAAGCTCAGCCACTGATGCCCACCCATTCAACAAGCTGGAGGGCGCCTTAAAAAAGAAAATTATTATTGTCGAGCTCCTGCAACGAGTTAGATTGAATAGGAGCTGGTATGAAGCGGATGCATTTTTTGGCATAGATGCATTGTCGCTCGACAGCATGGAAAGTGCCGAGCTATTCGCAGCTTATGTGGATTCAGCAGAACACGATGCAGAACGCCTAGGCCTTTATGAAAGCTTCCTGAGATCTCTGACAGCCGCCTACGTTAAACGAATACTTGTCGAGGCTGTTTCCATTTTGGACGACGCATCTCCAGCTATAGATGCTGCAATCCACTCTGCCTTGGCTAGAGGCGAAACTGCCTACAGCTTCAATTTAACCCTTAGTCAATCCGCGCAGGTGGTCACTGTGGCGGGTGCCGCCACCCTCCAAAACGCGGACGGTTGGACCTTCGAGGCAGCGATCCGTAAAAGCGTTTTGTTGTTGACAGGGTTGGGAGACGTAGTTCTCAGTCGAGCGACGGCGATTGGGATCGGTGCGTTGCTCTATTCACCCTCTTTGGGTAACGGCGAGCGTTATCCTCAAACGGCACTCAAACTATCTGGCAGTGCAGTCTTGCCAGATGCACCGTCCAACCTGAATGAAATCGCCGCTGTCGAAGGAACCATCGATCTTCCCTACCGGATTTATGGTGACCTTGGCCAATACACCCTCGTTGCAACGCCGGCGGGAGGGGGCATTTCATCAGCGGTACCAGTTCGAGCGCTGGAGTTCGACCAGAAGACTAACAGCTACAGCTTCACCTCCACCGACACACCACCGATCACCCTCAGTTTTCCCATTATCCACTGGGATAACAGTTCGACAACTTCACCTGCTAGACCCGTGGAAGTACCGCGTTACAGTGGCGTTGAGCTATTGCCACTACTCGTGCAGCCCGAGACATTGCCTGCGTTCGAGTTACCGGACTTCAGGGATTGTATTTACTGTTTTCCGATCAACAGCGGCTTGCCGCCGATTTATGTTGTTTTCAATAGCCCTTATGAAGGGGCTACTACGAGAGGAAAGTACAGCGGTCGATTGTTCAATCCCGCCCAGGCCGGAGGCCCAATCCTGGATTTGGATTGGACCAATACTAGCGTCACGAAAGCGGGTATTGATCTTGTCAAATTGCATACGGGCCGCTTCGAACCTTCGGATGCCAATGCAATCATGGTTGATCGCTTGGAAAGGATATTTGAGGGTAAATTAGTAGTCACGGCTATCGACAAACGTTTCTATACTCATGAGTTGAGAGAGCTTGAACGCTTCAGAACATTAGGTGTGATAGATGGCGTAAGGCCGAATGATGAAGGTGCTACTTGGAATAATACCCACGCGGCGACTTTGGAAGACTACAAACTCAAGGATGCTTCTGAATTGCTCTACACACCTGATGCTTTAGAGGCGGATGAAAAACAACGGGAAAGAATGTACAAACAACTGGGCGGAGTAAAATAA
- the rluC gene encoding 23S rRNA pseudouridine(955/2504/2580) synthase RluC encodes MTTTAPSTPAVQLLEVSPEYAGQRIDNFLLARLKGVPKTLIYRILRKGEVRVNKGRIKPEYKLQAGDIVRVPPVRVPERDEPVPLAQGLLQRLEASIVFEDKALIVINKPCGIAVHGGSGLTYGVIEAFRQLRPDCKELELVHRLDRDTSGLLMIAKKRSMLRHLHTALRGDGVDKRYMALVRGNWAASIKQVRASLGKSNLRSGERMVEVDEEEGKESVTVFKVLRRFGDFATLIEAKPITGRTHQIRVHTLHAGHCIAGDTKYGDEGFSKEIRDLGGKRLFLHAYLLTVPLPDGSELKLQAPVDEMWAKTVERLSAPY; translated from the coding sequence ATGACGACTACTGCCCCTTCGACCCCAGCCGTACAACTGCTGGAGGTCTCGCCGGAATATGCCGGCCAACGTATTGATAACTTCCTTCTCGCTCGGCTCAAAGGCGTGCCCAAGACCTTGATTTACCGCATTTTGCGCAAGGGCGAAGTGCGGGTGAACAAAGGTCGGATCAAGCCCGAATACAAGCTGCAGGCGGGCGATATCGTGCGCGTGCCGCCGGTTCGCGTGCCTGAGCGCGACGAACCTGTGCCGCTGGCCCAAGGCCTGCTGCAGCGGCTCGAGGCCTCGATTGTCTTCGAAGACAAGGCGTTGATCGTGATCAACAAGCCTTGCGGCATCGCAGTTCATGGCGGCAGCGGCCTGACTTACGGGGTGATCGAAGCCTTTCGTCAGTTGCGTCCCGATTGCAAAGAGCTCGAACTGGTTCACCGTCTCGACCGTGATACGTCCGGCCTGTTGATGATCGCCAAGAAGCGCAGCATGTTGCGCCACTTGCACACGGCGTTGCGCGGCGATGGCGTCGATAAGCGCTATATGGCACTGGTCCGTGGCAACTGGGCGGCCTCGATCAAGCAAGTCAGGGCGTCGCTCGGCAAGAGCAATTTGCGCTCCGGCGAGCGTATGGTCGAGGTCGACGAGGAGGAGGGCAAGGAGTCTGTGACCGTGTTCAAGGTCCTGCGTCGTTTTGGTGACTTTGCCACCCTAATCGAAGCCAAGCCGATCACCGGTCGCACTCACCAGATTCGCGTCCATACTCTGCATGCCGGACATTGCATTGCTGGTGATACCAAGTACGGCGATGAAGGTTTCAGCAAAGAGATTCGTGATCTCGGCGGCAAGCGTCTGTTTCTGCACGCCTACCTGCTGACTGTGCCGCTGCCTGATGGTAGTGAGCTCAAGTTGCAGGCGCCGGTCGACGAGATGTGGGCCAAAACCGTGGAGCGCTTGAGTGCACCCTACTGA
- the rpmF gene encoding 50S ribosomal protein L32, whose product MAVQQNKKSRSARDMRRSHDALEASTLSVEKTTGEVHLRHHVSPEGVYRGRKVIDKGADE is encoded by the coding sequence ATGGCTGTTCAGCAGAACAAAAAATCCCGCTCTGCCCGTGACATGCGTCGTTCGCACGACGCTCTCGAGGCTAGCACCCTGTCTGTAGAAAAAACCACCGGTGAAGTTCACCTGCGTCACCACGTATCGCCAGAAGGCGTTTACCGTGGTCGTAAAGTGATCGACAAGGGCGCTGACGAGTAA
- the rne gene encoding ribonuclease E — translation MKRMLINATQPEELRVALVDGQRLYDLDIESGAREQKKANIYKGRITRIEPSLEAAFVDFGSERHGFLPLKEISREYFKKAPEGRVNIKDVLSEGQEVIVQVEKEERGNKGAALTTFISLAGRYLVLMPNNPRAGGISRRIEGEERNELREALNGLVAPADMGLIVRTAGLGRSSEEMQWDLDYLLQLWTAIKEASLDRSAPFLIYQESNVIIRAIRDYLRQDIGEVLIDSVEAQDEALTFIRQVMPQYASKIKLYEDSVPLFNRFQIESQIETAFQRVVELPSGGSIVIDPTEALVSIDINSARATKGSDIEETALQTNLEAAEEIARQLRLRDIGGLIVIDFIDMTPAKNQRAVEEKVRECLEADRARVQVGRISRFGLLEMSRQRLRPSLGESSGIVCPRCNGTGIIRDVESLSLAILRLIEEEALKDRTAEVRAQVPIPVAAFLLNEKRNSITKIELRTRARIVILPNDHLETPHFEVQRLRDDSPEASINQSSYEIAAAAAEVEEVQPAAATRTLVRQEAAVKTAPARANAPVPTEVAAAPVAAPAVAPEPSLFKGLVKSLVSLFATKEEPAAPVVVEKPATERPARNEERRNGRQQSRNRNGRRDEERKPREERAPREERAPREPREAREEAPVVAQERAPREERAPRAPREERAPRAPREDRKPRGEREERPVRELREPLDAAPAAAATATAEERPARQPREERAPRPPREERQPRTEQAAAAVAEEELTTNEEQLQEDGQEGAEGDRPRRRSRGQRRRSNRRERQRDANGNVIEGSEESESTENAEAPSAADLAAGLAVTAAVASSVISAPAEAQANEQAERATAATQEAAPVEAPVVEATTPVEVTASPEIEVAPVREAQPEVEAAAEPSVVAEPVVAAEPVAEPVRKVREEQTTFNWVAEPPVAVEAPASVAEAPVAEAMVSEPVVAAAEPAPAVVEAPVVAEAAPVVETAPVSALTPSGRAPNDPREVRRRKREEERLQKEAELAATAAPAVAEPAPVVAEVVEAAPAPAAEVAAEPVESVIDEAPRSVQEAVEQHEQAQEKEHEPKPLV, via the coding sequence ATGAAAAGAATGCTGATTAACGCAACTCAACCCGAAGAGTTGCGTGTTGCACTGGTAGATGGCCAGCGCCTCTACGACCTGGACATCGAATCCGGTGCACGCGAGCAAAAGAAGGCCAACATCTATAAAGGCCGGATCACTCGCATCGAACCAAGCCTTGAGGCTGCCTTTGTCGATTTCGGCTCCGAGCGCCATGGCTTCCTGCCCCTCAAAGAAATCTCCCGCGAATACTTCAAGAAAGCCCCTGAAGGCCGCGTCAACATCAAGGACGTCCTGAGCGAAGGCCAGGAAGTCATCGTTCAGGTTGAAAAAGAAGAACGTGGCAACAAGGGCGCCGCCCTGACCACCTTCATCAGCCTGGCCGGTCGTTACCTGGTTCTGATGCCGAACAACCCACGTGCCGGCGGTATCTCCCGTCGCATCGAAGGTGAAGAGCGCAACGAACTGCGTGAAGCGCTGAACGGTCTGGTTGCCCCGGCCGACATGGGTCTGATCGTTCGTACTGCCGGCCTTGGTCGCAGCAGCGAAGAAATGCAGTGGGACCTCGATTACCTGCTGCAACTCTGGACCGCCATCAAAGAAGCTTCGCTGGATCGTTCCGCGCCGTTCCTGATCTACCAGGAAAGCAACGTGATCATCCGCGCCATCCGCGATTACCTGCGCCAGGACATCGGCGAAGTGCTGATCGACAGCGTTGAAGCCCAGGACGAAGCCCTGACCTTCATTCGCCAGGTGATGCCGCAGTACGCCAGCAAGATCAAGTTGTACGAAGACAGCGTTCCGCTGTTCAACCGTTTCCAGATCGAAAGCCAGATCGAAACCGCCTTCCAGCGCGTCGTCGAACTGCCTTCCGGCGGCTCCATCGTTATCGATCCGACCGAAGCCCTGGTGTCCATCGACATCAACTCGGCGCGCGCCACCAAAGGCAGCGACATCGAAGAAACAGCCCTGCAGACCAACCTTGAAGCCGCCGAAGAAATCGCCCGTCAGTTGCGCTTGCGCGACATCGGCGGCCTGATCGTCATCGACTTCATCGACATGACCCCTGCCAAGAACCAGCGCGCCGTGGAAGAGAAAGTCCGCGAATGCCTGGAAGCCGACCGCGCTCGCGTACAAGTCGGTCGCATCTCGCGCTTCGGTCTGCTGGAAATGTCCCGTCAGCGCCTGCGTCCATCGCTGGGCGAAAGCAGCGGCATCGTCTGCCCGCGTTGCAACGGCACCGGCATCATCCGGGATGTTGAATCGCTGTCGCTGGCGATCCTGCGCCTGATCGAAGAAGAAGCCCTGAAAGACCGCACCGCCGAAGTTCGCGCCCAAGTGCCGATTCCGGTTGCAGCTTTCCTGCTCAACGAAAAACGCAACTCGATCACCAAGATCGAACTGCGCACCCGTGCCCGCATCGTCATTCTGCCGAACGATCACCTCGAAACGCCGCACTTCGAAGTTCAGCGTCTGCGCGATGACAGCCCGGAAGCCAGCATCAACCAGTCCAGCTACGAAATCGCGGCTGCCGCCGCCGAAGTCGAAGAAGTCCAGCCAGCCGCCGCGACCCGCACCCTGGTTCGCCAGGAAGCCGCGGTCAAGACGGCTCCAGCCCGCGCCAACGCTCCGGTTCCGACCGAAGTCGCCGCTGCTCCGGTGGCTGCACCGGCCGTCGCCCCAGAACCAAGCCTGTTCAAAGGCCTGGTGAAGTCACTGGTCAGCCTGTTCGCCACCAAGGAAGAGCCTGCTGCGCCGGTGGTGGTTGAAAAGCCAGCCACCGAACGCCCTGCTCGCAACGAAGAACGCCGTAACGGCCGTCAACAGAGCCGCAACCGTAACGGTCGCCGCGATGAAGAGCGCAAGCCTCGTGAGGAACGTGCTCCGCGTGAAGAGCGCGCCCCCCGTGAGCCACGCGAAGCCCGCGAAGAAGCTCCAGTAGTCGCCCAGGAACGCGCTCCGCGTGAAGAGCGCGCACCACGCGCCCCTCGTGAAGAACGTGCACCGCGCGCCCCGCGTGAAGATCGCAAGCCACGTGGCGAGCGTGAAGAACGTCCGGTTCGTGAACTGCGCGAGCCTCTTGATGCTGCTCCGGCCGCTGCTGCTACTGCTACCGCTGAAGAGCGTCCAGCTCGCCAGCCACGTGAAGAACGTGCTCCACGCCCACCGCGTGAAGAACGTCAGCCACGTACCGAGCAAGCCGCTGCTGCCGTTGCTGAAGAAGAGTTGACCACCAACGAAGAGCAACTGCAGGAAGACGGTCAGGAAGGCGCCGAAGGCGATCGTCCACGCCGCCGCTCCCGTGGCCAGCGTCGTCGCAGCAACCGTCGTGAGCGTCAACGCGATGCCAACGGCAACGTGATCGAAGGTTCGGAAGAGTCCGAATCGACGGAAAACGCCGAAGCGCCAAGCGCTGCCGATCTGGCCGCCGGCCTGGCTGTTACCGCAGCCGTTGCCAGCTCCGTGATCAGCGCACCTGCTGAAGCGCAAGCCAACGAGCAAGCTGAACGCGCCACTGCCGCCACGCAGGAAGCCGCTCCGGTCGAAGCACCCGTCGTTGAAGCGACCACGCCAGTCGAAGTCACTGCTTCTCCGGAAATCGAAGTGGCACCGGTTCGTGAAGCCCAGCCTGAAGTTGAAGCTGCCGCTGAACCGTCCGTCGTCGCTGAACCAGTAGTTGCTGCAGAGCCTGTGGCTGAACCGGTACGTAAAGTTCGCGAAGAACAAACCACGTTCAACTGGGTTGCCGAGCCGCCTGTCGCGGTCGAAGCACCAGCGTCAGTCGCTGAAGCCCCGGTGGCTGAAGCCATGGTCTCCGAGCCAGTGGTTGCTGCTGCCGAGCCTGCTCCAGCGGTGGTTGAAGCACCGGTTGTAGCCGAAGCCGCTCCGGTGGTTGAAACCGCCCCTGTCAGTGCCCTGACCCCAAGTGGCCGTGCGCCGAACGACCCACGTGAAGTACGTCGTCGCAAGCGTGAAGAAGAGCGTCTGCAGAAGGAAGCCGAACTGGCTGCCACTGCGGCTCCGGCCGTTGCCGAGCCAGCACCGGTTGTTGCTGAAGTTGTCGAGGCAGCCCCTGCCCCGGCTGCTGAAGTCGCCGCCGAGCCAGTTGAATCGGTGATCGACGAAGCACCGCGCTCCGTTCAGGAAGCGGTAGAGCAACACGAGCAAGCCCAGGAAAAAGAGCACGAGCCTAAACCCCTCGTCTGA